The Pyrobaculum sp. 3827-6 genome has a segment encoding these proteins:
- a CDS encoding HAD family phosphatase produces MYVFDLDGTLVDSVEAHIAAWLEALRALGVQRSRDEVRPLMGLPAHDIAKALLPERAGELATLKNKLFLEKYLPLVRAYGDAEVLRLLPRPIAVVTSSSGHVARRVLETAGLAPHVDLVLGGDEVPRGKPAPDPLYLVSQRFGVDTREMIVVGDSDYDMEMAQAAGAAAVCIARKTPCRKAQHVIHTLHQLLEPPAKTFKNPPYETRGP; encoded by the coding sequence GTGTACGTCTTCGACCTTGACGGCACGCTCGTGGACTCCGTGGAGGCGCACATAGCGGCGTGGCTAGAGGCCCTCCGCGCCCTCGGCGTCCAGAGGAGCCGGGACGAGGTGAGACCCCTCATGGGACTCCCGGCGCACGACATCGCCAAGGCGCTGTTGCCTGAACGCGCCGGGGAACTCGCCACGTTAAAAAACAAACTGTTTCTCGAGAAGTACCTCCCCCTGGTGAGGGCATACGGCGACGCCGAGGTGCTCAGACTGCTCCCCAGGCCAATCGCCGTGGTGACGTCCTCAAGCGGACACGTGGCGAGGAGGGTACTGGAAACCGCAGGGCTCGCCCCCCACGTAGATCTGGTGCTAGGAGGCGACGAGGTCCCCAGAGGCAAGCCGGCCCCCGATCCCCTATACCTAGTGAGTCAACGCTTCGGCGTAGACACCCGCGAGATGATCGTCGTCGGCGATTCCGACTACGACATGGAAATGGCCCAAGCCGCCGGCGCCGCCGCCGTCTGCATCGCCCGCAAAACCCCCTGCAGAAAAGCCCAACACGTGATACACACCCTACACCAGCTCCTAGAGCCGCCAGCTAAAACTTTTAAAAACCCGCCATACGAGACACGGGGGCCGTAG
- a CDS encoding PD-(D/E)XK nuclease family protein — protein MSLDWGRLEEVVERAVRRARSEELREVAEAVKTLADYMKTGFQETNKRIEELAKTVAEHSEKLEKLAKAVEEQGRILAEHGRRLDELTKAVAELKVAMGSLGRRWGRDLERTVLEIYRDALEGRGVEPGRVEKFVYTDVDGRYLKPGARIEIDVYIHDGKTYLLEVKSHAELEDVEWFAEKAGAVERILGRKADRLIIVAVNIDKEALERAAQLGIDAVYGAVIE, from the coding sequence GTGAGTCTCGACTGGGGTAGGCTTGAGGAGGTTGTGGAGAGGGCTGTTAGGAGGGCTAGGTCTGAAGAGCTTAGAGAGGTGGCGGAGGCCGTGAAAACCCTCGCCGACTACATGAAGACCGGCTTCCAAGAGACAAACAAAAGAATAGAAGAACTAGCCAAGACAGTTGCTGAACACAGCGAGAAGCTGGAAAAGCTAGCCAAAGCGGTGGAGGAGCAGGGTAGGATTTTGGCTGAGCATGGTAGGCGGCTTGACGAGTTGACCAAGGCTGTGGCTGAGCTTAAGGTGGCTATGGGCTCCCTCGGCCGTAGGTGGGGCCGCGACTTGGAGCGTACGGTTCTCGAGATCTACCGGGATGCGCTGGAGGGTAGGGGTGTGGAGCCTGGCCGTGTGGAGAAGTTCGTCTACACGGATGTAGACGGCCGCTATCTGAAGCCGGGCGCCCGCATCGAGATAGACGTCTATATTCACGACGGGAAGACTTATCTCTTGGAGGTTAAGTCGCATGCGGAGCTGGAGGATGTGGAGTGGTTTGCGGAGAAGGCCGGGGCAGTGGAGAGGATACTCGGCAGAAAGGCAGACCGCCTCATAATAGTGGCGGTGAATATAGACAAAGAGGCTCTGGAGAGAGCGGCGCAGCTGGGGATAGACGCGGTGTATGGGGCGGTGATAGAATAG
- a CDS encoding ABC transporter ATP-binding protein: MGFVVGAGLRKRFVSRERVGFLRSRVRVVEALAGVDVEIGRGRLLSLVGPNGAGKTTLVRIFATLLLPDGGRAWVGGFDVVAEADRVRKITGLMLYPDRGFFGRLSGVENLVYYGMLYGMGRRDARRRALELLELVGLYEARDRPFEEYSSGMRARLGLAKALMHNPEFLLLDEPTVGIDPVGARRVREIIRELKREGRTILFTSHNLYEVEELSDEVALIVGGRVVARGPLGELKRRLGFEPVAVVKAVCGGEERLLSRGGGGGALAELIREAHDGGCTVLEAYVREPPLEEVVVRALGGA; this comes from the coding sequence ATGGGTTTCGTGGTTGGGGCTGGTCTTAGGAAGAGGTTTGTGTCTAGGGAGAGGGTGGGGTTTCTGAGGTCGCGGGTGAGGGTTGTGGAGGCTTTGGCTGGGGTTGACGTGGAGATTGGGCGTGGGCGGCTGTTGTCGCTTGTGGGGCCTAACGGGGCGGGGAAGACCACTCTCGTGCGTATATTCGCCACGCTCCTCTTGCCGGATGGGGGGAGGGCGTGGGTTGGGGGGTTTGACGTGGTGGCGGAGGCTGACCGTGTGAGGAAGATTACGGGGCTTATGCTCTACCCCGACAGGGGGTTCTTCGGGAGGCTTTCGGGGGTGGAGAACCTTGTGTACTACGGGATGCTGTACGGGATGGGGCGTAGGGACGCGAGGCGCAGGGCGCTGGAGCTTCTCGAGCTCGTGGGGCTGTACGAGGCTAGGGATAGACCTTTTGAGGAGTATAGCTCCGGCATGAGGGCGAGGCTGGGCTTGGCGAAGGCGCTTATGCACAATCCTGAGTTTCTTCTGCTGGACGAGCCGACTGTGGGGATTGACCCGGTTGGGGCGAGGAGGGTTAGGGAAATTATTAGGGAGTTGAAGAGGGAGGGGAGGACTATCCTCTTTACGTCTCACAACCTCTACGAGGTGGAGGAGCTTTCTGACGAGGTTGCCCTCATCGTGGGCGGCCGCGTCGTGGCTAGGGGCCCGCTGGGGGAGCTGAAGCGGAGGCTCGGCTTCGAGCCGGTGGCGGTGGTTAAGGCTGTGTGCGGAGGGGAGGAGCGGCTATTGTCGAGGGGCGGCGGGGGTGGGGCTCTCGCCGAGCTGATCCGCGAGGCGCACGACGGCGGATGCACGGTGCTTGAGGCCTACGTCAGGGAGCCGCCTCTGGAGGAGGTGGTGGTGAGGGCTCTTGGGGGCGCATGA
- a CDS encoding ABC transporter permease — MRAGLYLAARFFLRYQALSLGFSLLAPFLSAVLYAAGWAATGGRADFEKFLYQAVGMVLLVLAQMATSSILWTLYEFMRGGQLEYLMASPARPLGVLAAFFLVELVSSGLSFALSTAALVAVAKGPAYGVGVLLAVAAAAATSLPLVGLALALSYVLPRVRNPSPISMLLNVGVVFFGGVLYPVSVLPEALRLASSLLPFAAWAEFARSIALGLEAPVRHLGPLLGYMAYAAVGVAIWGLLARSLRISGRYHVW; from the coding sequence ATGAGAGCTGGTCTCTACCTCGCGGCTAGGTTTTTCCTGAGGTACCAGGCGCTGTCTCTTGGGTTTTCGCTACTGGCGCCTTTCCTAAGCGCCGTGCTGTACGCCGCCGGGTGGGCGGCGACTGGGGGGAGGGCCGATTTTGAGAAGTTTTTATACCAGGCGGTGGGCATGGTGTTGCTGGTGCTGGCGCAGATGGCGACGTCGTCTATCCTCTGGACGCTCTACGAGTTTATGAGGGGCGGCCAGCTGGAGTACCTCATGGCGTCCCCAGCGAGGCCTCTGGGGGTGCTGGCGGCTTTCTTCCTAGTGGAGCTGGTCTCTTCTGGGCTTAGCTTTGCGTTGTCGACGGCGGCGCTGGTGGCTGTGGCTAAGGGGCCGGCCTACGGCGTCGGGGTCCTCCTCGCCGTGGCCGCGGCGGCGGCGACCTCCCTCCCGCTGGTGGGGCTAGCCCTGGCTCTGTCCTATGTATTGCCCCGCGTCCGGAACCCGTCGCCCATATCAATGTTGTTGAATGTGGGGGTTGTCTTCTTCGGCGGGGTTCTCTACCCCGTGTCCGTCCTGCCGGAGGCCCTACGGCTCGCCTCGTCGCTTCTGCCCTTCGCCGCATGGGCCGAGTTCGCCAGGTCCATAGCCCTCGGCCTAGAGGCGCCGGTGCGCCATCTGGGGCCTCTGCTGGGGTATATGGCGTACGCGGCCGTGGGGGTAGCCATCTGGGGGCTCCTGGCGAGATCGCTGAGGATTTCGGGGAGGTACCATGTTTGGTGA
- a CDS encoding ABC transporter permease: MFGDLLREAWLAARLQPPTSYVLGLFVNSLWLTVVLLAIAWYGGDLREVARVVFWGSVVFTIFSEGTWSAAAFSNYVRSGVMDYVVASPARLHLYLTAASLASSMLALPALGIQVAVYYLLFGEPPPMAQPAYFAASLLIFLASSFFITAAATMFFARFRNPSLAANVVQWAVPLSGGVIPPTAMPPEAARWFAYSPLHYVVAPVTYSATGRWLLDPVFTMAAGLLVAAGLGLLSLYAAESAYRMFRRLGKWGAE, translated from the coding sequence ATGTTTGGTGACCTCCTGAGAGAGGCTTGGCTCGCCGCCAGGCTACAGCCGCCTACGAGCTATGTGCTGGGCCTTTTTGTCAACTCGCTGTGGCTTACTGTGGTGTTGCTGGCCATCGCGTGGTACGGTGGGGATTTGAGAGAGGTGGCGAGGGTTGTCTTCTGGGGGAGTGTGGTGTTTACAATATTCTCGGAGGGGACTTGGAGCGCCGCGGCATTTAGCAACTACGTGAGGAGCGGGGTGATGGACTACGTGGTTGCCTCCCCGGCGCGTCTCCACCTCTACCTAACTGCGGCTTCCCTCGCCTCCTCTATGCTGGCTCTGCCGGCGTTGGGGATTCAAGTTGCTGTGTATTACCTACTATTCGGCGAGCCGCCTCCGATGGCCCAGCCGGCGTATTTCGCCGCCTCCCTCTTGATATTTCTGGCGTCGTCTTTCTTCATAACCGCGGCGGCCACGATGTTCTTCGCGAGGTTTAGAAACCCCAGCCTCGCGGCTAATGTTGTCCAGTGGGCCGTCCCCCTGTCGGGGGGCGTGATCCCGCCCACGGCCATGCCGCCGGAGGCGGCGCGGTGGTTCGCCTACTCGCCGCTACACTACGTCGTCGCCCCCGTGACTTACTCAGCCACGGGGCGCTGGTTGCTGGACCCGGTCTTCACCATGGCGGCGGGGCTTCTCGTGGCCGCGGGGCTTGGTCTGCTGTCTCTATACGCGGCGGAGTCGGCGTACAGGATGTTTAGGAGGCTGGGTAAGTGGGGGGCGGAGTAG
- a CDS encoding DNA-directed RNA polymerase subunit P translates to MSEERKLYVCMRCGRVFSRSEMEILPGIRCPYCNFKIIMKVRSPTVKRIPAV, encoded by the coding sequence GTGTCTGAGGAGAGGAAGCTCTACGTCTGTATGCGGTGCGGCAGGGTGTTCAGCAGATCAGAGATGGAGATCCTCCCCGGCATAAGATGCCCGTACTGCAACTTCAAAATCATTATGAAGGTGAGGTCGCCGACGGTTAAGAGGATACCCGCCGTGTAA
- a CDS encoding nicotinamide-nucleotide adenylyltransferase — protein sequence MRALYVGRFQPLHWGHVKVVEWLLTHYDEVVVAIGSADKALTPDNPFTPGERLEMFRRHFGANCRLLYCTVPDTNGPSSHWGSHLRHWCPQHHVVYSNNSWVAAALAYWGVEVRPHPHYGDYSATAIRQLMAEGNPKWAEMVPPAVAEYLTEIGGPQRVASLLRRA from the coding sequence ATGAGGGCCCTCTACGTGGGGCGTTTCCAGCCTCTCCACTGGGGACACGTAAAGGTGGTGGAGTGGCTCCTCACGCACTACGACGAGGTGGTGGTTGCCATAGGCTCCGCCGACAAGGCCCTCACCCCCGACAACCCCTTCACCCCGGGGGAGCGGCTCGAGATGTTCCGGAGGCACTTCGGCGCCAACTGCCGCCTGCTGTACTGCACAGTGCCAGACACCAACGGCCCCTCCAGCCACTGGGGCTCCCACCTGCGCCACTGGTGCCCCCAGCACCACGTAGTATACTCAAACAACTCGTGGGTAGCCGCCGCCCTCGCCTACTGGGGCGTCGAGGTGAGGCCCCACCCACACTACGGCGACTACTCAGCCACCGCCATACGCCAACTGATGGCCGAGGGCAACCCCAAGTGGGCCGAGATGGTGCCCCCAGCCGTGGCGGAGTACCTCACGGAGATCGGCGGTCCCCAGCGAGTGGCGAGTCTGCTGAGGAGGGCGTAG
- a CDS encoding agmatinase family protein yields MLRNACREEDVKLVGVPMEDTLSFRPGTRFAPQKIRQILPYLEYTTLFGNVAKPLCDLGDVDLLQGRPEENLARIEATLQKVDPPFIMLGGEHTATLAALSVVKPDVYIHIDAHFDLRDEWPPGQRLSHATFARRAHEKLGFYAIYIGVRAYDDEERRYAEEAGFYVVEGRDFTREAIADAVSTASGRVYLTLDIDVLDPSEAPGVGTPEAGGLSFRKLEYLLADLILTLRPAAVDIMEYSPPNDVSDITATKVVRLLLHVASMLQSRA; encoded by the coding sequence GTGCTTAGGAACGCCTGCCGCGAGGAAGACGTCAAGCTGGTGGGAGTCCCCATGGAGGACACGCTCAGCTTCAGACCCGGCACCAGATTCGCCCCCCAGAAAATTAGGCAGATACTCCCCTACCTAGAGTACACCACGCTGTTCGGCAACGTGGCCAAGCCCCTCTGCGATCTCGGCGACGTGGATCTCCTCCAGGGCAGGCCCGAGGAGAATCTGGCGAGGATAGAGGCAACCCTCCAGAAGGTAGATCCGCCTTTCATTATGCTCGGCGGTGAGCACACCGCCACCCTCGCCGCGCTGAGCGTCGTCAAGCCCGACGTGTATATCCACATAGACGCCCACTTCGACCTCCGCGACGAGTGGCCCCCCGGGCAGAGGCTCTCCCACGCCACCTTCGCCCGGAGAGCCCACGAGAAGCTCGGCTTCTACGCCATATACATAGGCGTGAGGGCTTACGACGACGAGGAGAGGAGATACGCAGAGGAAGCCGGGTTCTACGTAGTAGAGGGGAGAGACTTCACCAGAGAGGCGATCGCAGACGCCGTATCTACAGCCTCGGGAAGGGTATACCTAACCCTAGACATAGACGTGCTAGACCCCTCGGAGGCCCCCGGCGTAGGCACGCCGGAGGCGGGGGGCTTGAGCTTCCGCAAGCTGGAGTACCTACTCGCCGACCTCATACTCACGCTGAGGCCCGCCGCCGTCGACATAATGGAGTACTCCCCACCGAACGACGTGTCGGACATAACGGCAACCAAGGTAGTGAGGCTACTCCTCCACGTCGCGTCTATGCTACAGAGCCGCGCCTAG
- a CDS encoding cation diffusion facilitator family transporter, protein MKPYIRLWLASLYLFIMGTVTLAFTAVELFLGVIYQSLLVTSDALHGFMDSAIAFISGFGLYYASRRGRAFPWEIYRVESLLTLLAVLAVLGFYTYILATSIELSREPTPLWMTLLLLAGGAVTYAMYLWERRNYETLRLEILKADAAHAKVDASLSTAAAGAVVLSNLSGLIVAETAAVVAIYLYVLYEFSKLAKDAAYGIVGALYRDASLQEKIREALAELGTPLDVKIRRAGSFLVVYSLVGVSPDMTVGRLHALRTRAIRAISKLHPLIVHVDIKIVPRRKEYKRVERERRA, encoded by the coding sequence GTGAAGCCCTACATAAGGCTGTGGCTGGCGTCGCTCTACCTCTTCATAATGGGGACGGTCACCCTGGCCTTTACAGCAGTGGAGCTGTTCCTCGGCGTCATATACCAAAGCTTGCTCGTCACCAGCGACGCCCTCCACGGCTTCATGGACTCGGCCATTGCGTTTATCTCAGGCTTCGGCCTCTACTACGCGTCGCGGAGGGGGAGGGCCTTCCCCTGGGAGATATACAGAGTGGAGAGCCTTCTGACTCTACTCGCGGTGCTGGCGGTGCTGGGCTTCTACACATACATCCTCGCCACCTCGATAGAGCTTAGCCGCGAGCCGACACCGCTGTGGATGACACTGCTCCTGCTAGCCGGGGGTGCGGTAACCTACGCAATGTACCTCTGGGAGAGGCGCAACTACGAGACCCTCCGCCTAGAGATTCTAAAGGCGGACGCGGCCCACGCCAAGGTAGACGCGTCTCTCTCCACAGCGGCGGCCGGGGCCGTCGTATTAAGCAACCTCTCTGGCCTCATCGTAGCAGAGACAGCGGCGGTCGTCGCCATATACCTCTACGTCCTCTACGAATTCTCTAAACTAGCTAAAGACGCCGCCTATGGCATCGTGGGCGCCCTCTACAGAGACGCCTCCCTACAAGAAAAGATAAGAGAAGCCCTCGCCGAGCTGGGCACCCCCCTAGACGTAAAAATTAGAAGAGCCGGGAGCTTCCTCGTCGTCTACTCGCTGGTGGGGGTCAGCCCCGACATGACCGTGGGGAGGCTACACGCCCTAAGGACCAGGGCGATTAGAGCCATCTCTAAACTACACCCCCTCATAGTCCACGTCGACATAAAAATTGTGCCGCGGCGCAAAGAGTATAAACGGGTCGAAAGAGAAAGGCGTGCTTAG
- the glyS gene encoding glycine--tRNA ligase, translated as MRRAELLEEIVKRRLLYWPSAEIYGGVGGFYDYGPLGVQLRRNIVEKWRRMFVLPYQDIIIEVETPIVMPEPVFKASGHLDHFTDYLVTCTKCGRKYRADHLVEEELGRRGLKISTEGLSAAELERLIAEHKIVCPNCGGPLGRVESFNLLFKTTIGPYSDSAGYLRPETAQGMFVAFPRLAEYVGRRHPFGVAQIGRVARNEISPRGGLMRLREFTQMEIELFFDPQNPRCPYFAEVENMEVPIVPEELVAKGVTDPVFATAREVVEKGYANEWMAFFMALAARFLRELGVPLDRQKFLGKLPHERAHYSAKSYDQMVLTERFGWVEVSGHAYRTDYDLSGHGKYSGREMYLERRLPEPREVEVVRLYPNPTAIREKYGDKIGEVVKALKENEELVLAAFRRGEPQVEVGGYVVTRDMVYIKTERRKTDLEKFIPHVVEPSFGLDRIMYVTLESAVVEEGGRVYLRLPPDVAPVNVCILPIVKRGDYVEIGRSLWRNLAGEGYVAIYEDEGTIGSRYAACDEIGAPLAVTIDEKTPVDGTVTVRDRDSRRQVRVKLRDVAAFVSMVRRGLSFDEVARELNAAPV; from the coding sequence ATGCGCCGTGCGGAGTTGTTGGAGGAGATTGTGAAGCGCCGCCTGCTGTACTGGCCGTCGGCGGAGATATACGGAGGGGTGGGGGGGTTCTACGACTACGGCCCCCTGGGGGTCCAGCTGAGGCGTAATATAGTAGAGAAGTGGCGCCGGATGTTCGTCCTGCCGTATCAAGACATCATTATCGAGGTGGAGACGCCGATCGTGATGCCGGAGCCCGTCTTCAAGGCATCGGGCCACCTCGACCACTTCACCGACTACCTAGTGACGTGTACAAAATGCGGCAGGAAGTACAGGGCTGACCACCTCGTGGAGGAGGAGCTGGGGAGGAGGGGGCTGAAGATCTCCACCGAGGGCCTCTCCGCCGCCGAGTTGGAGCGGCTCATCGCCGAGCATAAAATCGTGTGTCCCAACTGCGGCGGGCCGCTGGGCCGGGTGGAGTCGTTTAACCTACTGTTTAAGACCACCATTGGGCCATACAGCGACAGCGCCGGCTACCTCAGGCCGGAGACGGCGCAGGGGATGTTCGTGGCGTTTCCCCGCCTCGCCGAGTATGTGGGACGGCGCCATCCCTTCGGCGTCGCTCAGATAGGGAGGGTTGCGCGTAACGAGATTTCGCCGAGAGGCGGCTTGATGAGGCTGAGGGAGTTTACCCAGATGGAGATTGAGCTGTTTTTCGACCCCCAGAACCCCAGGTGCCCCTACTTCGCAGAGGTTGAGAACATGGAGGTGCCCATAGTGCCGGAGGAGCTGGTGGCCAAGGGCGTCACGGACCCCGTATTTGCAACGGCTCGGGAGGTTGTGGAGAAGGGCTACGCCAACGAGTGGATGGCGTTCTTCATGGCCCTCGCCGCCAGGTTCCTAAGGGAGCTGGGGGTGCCCCTGGATAGGCAGAAGTTCCTGGGCAAGTTGCCGCACGAGAGGGCCCACTACTCTGCGAAGTCTTATGACCAGATGGTGTTGACTGAGCGCTTCGGCTGGGTGGAGGTGTCCGGCCACGCCTACCGCACGGACTACGACCTTTCTGGGCACGGTAAGTACAGCGGCCGGGAGATGTATCTGGAGAGGCGGCTCCCAGAGCCAAGGGAGGTGGAGGTGGTTAGGCTCTACCCCAACCCCACGGCGATTAGGGAAAAGTACGGGGACAAGATAGGGGAGGTGGTTAAGGCTCTTAAGGAAAACGAGGAGTTGGTGCTGGCGGCCTTTAGGAGGGGAGAGCCCCAGGTCGAAGTTGGGGGATATGTGGTGACGCGGGACATGGTGTATATAAAGACTGAGCGGCGCAAGACCGACCTGGAGAAGTTCATACCCCACGTCGTAGAGCCCTCCTTCGGCCTCGACAGGATTATGTACGTAACGCTGGAGTCGGCAGTTGTGGAGGAGGGTGGTCGTGTCTACCTCCGATTGCCCCCCGACGTGGCGCCGGTTAATGTATGCATCCTGCCGATTGTGAAGAGAGGCGACTACGTGGAGATCGGCCGCTCGCTGTGGAGGAACTTGGCTGGTGAGGGCTACGTAGCCATTTACGAGGACGAGGGGACGATCGGCAGTAGGTACGCCGCGTGCGACGAGATCGGAGCCCCCCTAGCCGTCACAATAGACGAGAAGACGCCGGTGGACGGGACTGTGACTGTTAGGGATCGCGACTCCCGTAGACAGGTGCGCGTCAAGCTTAGAGACGTGGCGGCCTTCGTCTCTATGGTGAGGCGGGGGCTGTCTTTCGACGAGGTTGCCAGGGAGCTGAACGCCGCGCCTGTTTGA
- the endA gene encoding tRNA-intron lyase encodes MIGILRGLAVVVEDVESARSLYREGFYGRFLGYDKVKRDEVDRVNAPLVLALYEALYLAERGRLRVMAEGGEEVPPEKLAELGRSRLKNFDEIYKIYRYFRDLGYVVKSGLKFGALFSVYEKGPGIDHAPMVVVFLEPDKGISATDITRGGRLGHSVKKTFTLATVLKQTGEVTLLGFTWAKL; translated from the coding sequence ATGATTGGGATACTGCGGGGGCTTGCCGTAGTGGTTGAAGACGTCGAGTCGGCCAGGAGTCTTTACAGAGAGGGGTTCTACGGCCGGTTTCTAGGCTACGACAAGGTTAAGAGAGATGAGGTAGACCGCGTAAACGCCCCCCTCGTGCTCGCGCTTTACGAGGCGCTGTACCTCGCCGAGAGGGGGAGGCTGAGAGTCATGGCCGAGGGGGGAGAGGAGGTGCCGCCGGAGAAGCTGGCGGAGCTGGGGAGATCTAGGCTGAAGAACTTCGACGAGATTTACAAGATATATAGATACTTCCGCGACTTGGGCTACGTGGTGAAGAGCGGATTGAAATTCGGCGCGTTGTTCTCTGTGTACGAGAAGGGGCCTGGGATTGACCACGCGCCTATGGTGGTTGTCTTTCTAGAGCCGGACAAGGGGATATCCGCCACGGACATCACGCGGGGGGGCAGGCTTGGGCATAGTGTCAAGAAGACGTTTACCCTAGCCACAGTGTTGAAACAGACGGGCGAGGTTACGCTCTTGGGGTTTACCTGGGCGAAGCTTTAG
- a CDS encoding Hsp20/alpha crystallin family protein produces MEPIKKIEEGLKELYDSNAGKVERQPDVDIYDVGENLVFYIDMPGVRKDSIKVRVYDKAVEVLASATQPDGGGKPIRRERISNFPISRRIEVPYRLRVDSAKAVYRDGVLQIVVSKAGEYGVAELKID; encoded by the coding sequence ATGGAACCCATTAAGAAAATCGAAGAGGGGCTAAAGGAGCTGTATGACTCCAACGCCGGCAAGGTAGAGAGGCAGCCGGATGTCGATATCTACGACGTCGGCGAAAACCTCGTCTTCTACATCGACATGCCCGGGGTGAGGAAAGACAGCATAAAGGTCAGGGTTTACGACAAGGCCGTGGAGGTATTAGCCTCAGCGACCCAGCCTGACGGCGGGGGGAAGCCGATTAGGCGGGAGAGGATATCTAACTTCCCCATCTCGAGGAGGATAGAGGTGCCGTACCGGCTGAGGGTAGACAGCGCAAAGGCGGTTTACCGAGACGGGGTATTGCAAATCGTGGTGAGCAAGGCGGGGGAGTACGGAGTCGCCGAGCTTAAAATCGACTAG
- a CDS encoding CpXC domain-containing protein produces MVAQEFPEDWEYSGGELEKTLKVRVTCPYCKHKFEVEIGESWYNIGFSINCPKCGRSFPINAYGEIIGVVGQK; encoded by the coding sequence ATGGTAGCCCAAGAATTCCCAGAAGATTGGGAATACTCAGGTGGGGAGCTGGAAAAGACGCTGAAGGTGCGGGTAACATGCCCATACTGTAAACACAAATTCGAGGTAGAGATAGGCGAGAGCTGGTACAACATAGGCTTCTCAATTAACTGCCCCAAGTGCGGCCGGTCGTTCCCCATAAACGCCTACGGAGAGATAATAGGGGTAGTTGGCCAAAAATAG
- a CDS encoding nitroreductase family protein, with the protein MDFFEAIYRRRSVRRFKREKIPEEAVRRIMEAGRAAPTDATLHLWSAVWVRDEVKKAEIANLISQPHVEEGSDFFVFLADLYRLEELLRYRRRQLASNRLALFVFAAVDAALAAENMALAATAMGYGSCFIGAVQNAVEELAELLRLPRLAYPLFGLVVGVPDEEPPPRPRLPLEMLFHREEYRPYSEESLAAAYEVMARVTRSGDWLRLLERYAGEGGYFDRRSELMTAVLRKMGVM; encoded by the coding sequence GTGGATTTCTTCGAAGCCATCTACAGGAGGAGGTCGGTGAGGAGGTTTAAGCGGGAGAAGATCCCCGAGGAGGCCGTCAGGCGGATTATGGAGGCTGGTCGGGCCGCGCCGACAGACGCGACTCTACACCTCTGGAGCGCCGTCTGGGTAAGAGACGAGGTAAAGAAGGCGGAGATTGCAAATTTGATTAGCCAGCCCCATGTCGAGGAGGGGTCCGACTTCTTTGTATTTCTAGCAGATCTCTACAGGCTAGAGGAGTTGCTGAGGTACAGGAGGCGCCAGCTCGCGTCTAATAGACTCGCCCTTTTTGTATTCGCGGCGGTGGACGCCGCGCTGGCCGCCGAGAACATGGCCCTCGCCGCCACGGCGATGGGCTACGGTAGTTGTTTTATAGGCGCTGTGCAGAACGCGGTGGAGGAGCTGGCCGAGCTACTGCGCCTCCCCCGCCTCGCCTATCCCCTCTTTGGCCTAGTCGTTGGCGTGCCCGACGAGGAGCCGCCGCCGCGCCCGAGGCTCCCCCTGGAGATGCTGTTTCACAGAGAGGAGTATAGGCCGTATTCAGAGGAGTCGCTGGCCGCGGCATACGAGGTGATGGCTAGGGTGACGAGATCTGGCGACTGGCTGAGGTTGCTGGAGCGCTACGCCGGGGAGGGTGGTTACTTCGATAGGCGTAGCGAGTTGATGACGGCGGTGTTGAGGAAGATGGGGGTTATGTAA
- a CDS encoding arcadin 1, with protein MAVIRGVVVSKQLVYDPTGTRYIKIDIIEEKELPGPVAAFSAQDEQAAQLMREVMPLVTQIVRSLPFGGGKISVPRVTLWLTDEEVEIFGDIDVGETITISVEGGVISIKPES; from the coding sequence GTGGCCGTTATTAGAGGCGTGGTGGTGTCGAAACAGTTGGTGTACGACCCCACCGGGACTAGGTATATAAAAATCGATATTATCGAGGAGAAGGAGCTACCCGGGCCGGTTGCGGCTTTCTCGGCGCAGGACGAGCAGGCGGCGCAGTTGATGAGGGAGGTTATGCCGCTGGTTACTCAGATAGTGAGGTCGCTGCCCTTCGGCGGTGGGAAGATATCTGTGCCGAGGGTCACCTTGTGGCTCACCGACGAGGAGGTGGAGATCTTCGGCGACATCGACGTGGGGGAGACTATTACGATTAGCGTAGAGGGCGGGGTTATTAGTATAAAGCCGGAAAGTTAA